The Streptomyces luteogriseus genome includes a window with the following:
- a CDS encoding ArsA family ATPase produces the protein MRTILITGPGGSGRTTLAAATALAAAAEGTRTLVLGTDRTDSLGAALGVTTGPAPVQAAPHLTAWRPDAAQDFRRDLVALQDRASSALDLLGASRLDPDELTPLPGAEELALLRALRDAALSEKYDTLVVDLPPAPQALALLALPEELRRYLRRLLPPERQAARALRPVLGRLAGVPMPAEWLYETAARWDLELAAVEAVVADRGTVVRLVAEPGPAGSDALRTARLGLALRGLATDVVVANRVLPEASPDTWLAGPVAQQRKTLEEWREAYDVHTVAHLGHDPRGIDDLTALAVPGTAPTAPAADWPVTDRLGEDGVLIWQIPLPGAIREELDLVRRGDELVVTAGRFRRVVPLPSVLRRCTVDGAALRDGELRIRFAPDPGLWPQDR, from the coding sequence CGTACCACCCTCGCGGCCGCGACCGCCCTGGCCGCGGCGGCCGAGGGCACCCGCACCCTCGTCCTCGGCACGGACCGCACGGACAGTCTCGGTGCCGCCCTGGGGGTGACGACCGGCCCGGCCCCGGTCCAGGCCGCCCCGCACCTCACCGCCTGGCGCCCCGACGCCGCCCAGGACTTCCGCAGGGACCTCGTCGCCCTCCAGGACCGCGCCTCCTCCGCCCTGGACCTGCTCGGCGCCTCCCGCCTCGACCCCGACGAACTCACCCCCCTGCCCGGCGCCGAGGAACTCGCCCTGCTGCGCGCCCTGCGGGACGCCGCGCTGTCCGAGAAGTACGACACCCTCGTCGTCGACCTCCCCCCGGCCCCGCAGGCCCTCGCCCTGCTCGCCCTGCCCGAGGAACTCCGCCGCTATCTGCGCCGTCTCCTCCCGCCCGAACGGCAGGCCGCCCGCGCCCTGCGCCCCGTCCTCGGCCGCCTCGCCGGCGTCCCCATGCCCGCCGAGTGGCTCTACGAGACGGCGGCCCGCTGGGACCTGGAACTGGCCGCCGTCGAAGCCGTCGTCGCCGACCGCGGCACCGTCGTACGGCTGGTCGCCGAGCCCGGCCCGGCCGGTTCCGACGCGCTGCGCACCGCACGCCTCGGCCTCGCCCTGCGCGGTCTGGCCACCGACGTCGTGGTCGCCAACCGCGTCCTGCCCGAGGCGTCCCCGGACACCTGGCTCGCCGGCCCGGTCGCCCAGCAGCGCAAGACGCTGGAGGAGTGGCGAGAGGCGTACGACGTCCACACCGTCGCCCACCTCGGGCACGACCCGCGCGGCATCGACGACCTCACCGCCCTCGCCGTGCCCGGCACCGCACCGACCGCCCCCGCCGCCGACTGGCCGGTGACCGACCGGCTCGGCGAGGACGGCGTGCTCATCTGGCAGATCCCGCTGCCCGGCGCCATACGCGAGGAACTGGACCTCGTCCGGCGCGGCGACGAACTCGTCGTCACGGCGGGGCGGTTCCGCCGGGTCGTCCCGCTGCCCTCCGTGCTGCGCCGCTGCACCGTCGACGGAGCCGCACTGCGCGACGGCGAGCTGCGGATCCGCTTCGCGCCCGACCCCGGACTGTGGCCGCAGGACCGGTGA
- a CDS encoding ROK family glucokinase — protein MGLTIGVDIGGTKIAAGVVDEEGNILSTHKVPTPGTAEGIVDAIASAVDGARVGHDIVGVGIGAAGYVNRQRSEVYFAPNIHWRNEPLKEKVEARVGLPVVVENDANAAAWGEYKFGAGKGHRNVICITLGTGLGGGIIIGNKLRRGHFGVAAEFGHIRMVPDGLLCGCGSQGCWEQYASGRALVRYAKQRANATPENAETLLGLGNGTPEGIEGKHISMAARQGDRVAVDSYRELARWVGAGLADLASLFDPSAFIVGGGLSDEGELVLGPIRKSYKRWLVGGNWRPVAEVRAAELGNKAGLVGAADLAREPDPIM, from the coding sequence ATGGGACTCACCATCGGCGTCGACATCGGCGGCACGAAGATCGCGGCCGGCGTGGTCGATGAGGAAGGCAACATCCTCTCGACCCACAAGGTGCCGACCCCGGGCACGGCTGAGGGCATCGTGGACGCCATCGCCTCGGCGGTGGACGGCGCACGCGTCGGTCACGACATCGTCGGCGTGGGCATCGGTGCCGCCGGTTACGTGAACCGGCAGCGTTCCGAGGTCTACTTCGCACCCAACATCCACTGGCGCAACGAGCCGCTCAAGGAAAAGGTCGAGGCGCGCGTGGGCCTCCCGGTGGTCGTGGAGAACGACGCGAACGCCGCGGCGTGGGGCGAGTACAAGTTCGGTGCCGGCAAGGGCCATCGCAACGTCATCTGCATCACGCTGGGCACCGGCCTCGGCGGCGGCATCATCATCGGCAACAAGCTGCGCCGCGGGCACTTCGGCGTGGCCGCCGAGTTCGGCCACATCCGCATGGTGCCGGACGGCCTGCTCTGCGGCTGCGGTTCACAGGGCTGCTGGGAGCAGTACGCGTCGGGCCGGGCGCTGGTGAGGTACGCCAAGCAGCGCGCCAACGCCACCCCCGAGAACGCCGAGACCCTGCTCGGCCTCGGCAACGGCACGCCCGAGGGCATCGAGGGCAAGCACATCTCCATGGCCGCCCGCCAGGGCGACCGGGTGGCCGTCGACTCCTACCGCGAACTGGCCCGCTGGGTCGGCGCGGGCCTCGCCGACCTGGCCTCCCTCTTCGACCCGTCCGCCTTCATCGTCGGCGGCGGCCTCTCCGACGAGGGCGAACTGGTCCTCGGCCCCATTCGCAAGTCCTACAAGCGCTGGCTGGTCGGCGGCAACTGGCGCCCGGTGGCCGAGGTCCGCGCGGCGGAACTGGGCAACAAGGCCGGCCTGGTGGGCGCGGCGGACCTGGCGAGGGAACCCGACCCGATCATGTGA
- a CDS encoding trp operon leader peptide, whose product MFAHSIQTWWWTAHPAAR is encoded by the coding sequence ATGTTCGCGCATTCGATCCAGACCTGGTGGTGGACCGCTCATCCGGCGGCCCGCTGA
- a CDS encoding endonuclease/exonuclease/phosphatase family protein: MPLLPNSRTEPDGSAVIRVLSYNIRSMRDDTDALARVIKACEPDLVLVQEAPRFFRWRKKLARLALASDLVIVTGGATTTGPAILSSLRAGVERTEDILLPPTPGLHRRGFATAVLRFAGARLGVLSCHLSLQKDERYEQSGMLLDQLAGLGVEHAIAGGDLNERPEGPAFRRLAGRLTDCRAAAPWGGEHTWTPADPYQRIDAIFATDGIEVLGCGVPTGQPGVSDADLRAATDHLPVLAALRVPASPEAS, from the coding sequence ATGCCGCTGCTCCCCAACTCCCGTACGGAACCCGACGGTTCCGCGGTCATCAGGGTCCTCAGCTACAACATCCGCTCCATGCGCGACGACACCGACGCCCTGGCTCGCGTCATCAAGGCCTGCGAGCCGGACCTCGTCCTCGTCCAGGAAGCCCCCCGCTTCTTCCGCTGGCGCAAGAAACTCGCCCGCCTGGCCCTCGCCTCCGACCTCGTGATCGTCACCGGCGGTGCCACCACCACGGGACCGGCCATCCTCAGCTCGCTCCGGGCGGGCGTCGAACGCACGGAGGACATCCTCCTGCCCCCCACCCCCGGCCTGCACCGCCGCGGCTTCGCCACCGCGGTCCTGCGGTTCGCCGGCGCCCGCCTCGGCGTGCTCAGCTGCCACCTGTCCCTCCAGAAGGACGAGCGCTACGAGCAGTCCGGCATGCTCCTGGACCAGCTCGCCGGCCTGGGCGTGGAGCACGCGATCGCCGGGGGCGACCTCAACGAACGTCCCGAGGGCCCGGCCTTCCGCCGACTGGCCGGCCGGCTGACCGACTGCCGTGCCGCGGCCCCCTGGGGCGGCGAGCACACCTGGACGCCCGCCGACCCCTACCAGCGCATCGACGCGATCTTCGCGACCGACGGCATCGAGGTGCTGGGCTGCGGCGTGCCGACCGGGCAGCCGGGGGTGTCCGACGCAGACCTGAGGGCGGCCACGGACCACCTTCCGGTCCTGGCCGCCCTCAGAGTCCCGGCGTCCCCAGAGGCCTCCTGA
- a CDS encoding 6-phosphofructokinase encodes MRVGVLTGGGDCPGLNAVIRAVVRKGVQEYGYDFTGFRDGWRGVMEGDTVRLDIPAVRGILPRGGTILGSSRTNPLKAENGIRRIKETLAGLEVEALIAIGGEDTLGVAARLSDEHGVPCVGVPKTIDNDLSATDYTFGFDTAVGIATEAIDRLHTTAESHMRVLVVEVMGRHAGWIALHSGLAGGANVILIPEQRFDVEQVCNWVTSRFRASYAPIVVVAEGAVPKDGDVVLKDQSLDSFGHVRLSGVGEWLAKEIEKRTGKEARTTVLGHVQRGGTPSAFDRWLATRFGLHAIDCVRDRDFGRMVALRGTDIVRVPIADATARLKTVDPALYEEVGVFFG; translated from the coding sequence ATGCGCGTCGGAGTACTGACCGGAGGCGGCGACTGCCCCGGCCTCAACGCCGTCATCCGGGCCGTCGTCCGCAAGGGCGTGCAGGAGTACGGCTATGACTTCACCGGCTTCCGGGACGGCTGGCGAGGAGTCATGGAAGGCGACACCGTCCGGCTCGACATCCCCGCCGTGCGCGGCATCCTGCCCCGCGGCGGCACGATCCTCGGCTCCTCGCGGACCAACCCGCTGAAGGCGGAGAACGGCATCCGCCGGATCAAGGAGACCCTGGCCGGGCTGGAGGTGGAGGCGCTCATCGCCATCGGCGGCGAGGACACCCTGGGCGTGGCCGCCCGGCTGTCCGACGAGCACGGTGTGCCCTGCGTGGGCGTACCCAAGACGATCGACAACGACCTGTCCGCCACCGACTACACCTTCGGCTTCGACACCGCCGTCGGCATCGCCACCGAGGCCATCGACCGGCTGCACACCACCGCCGAGTCCCACATGCGGGTCCTGGTCGTCGAGGTGATGGGCCGGCACGCCGGCTGGATCGCCCTCCACTCGGGCCTGGCCGGCGGTGCCAACGTCATCCTCATCCCCGAGCAGCGCTTCGACGTCGAGCAGGTGTGCAACTGGGTGACCTCCCGTTTTCGGGCGTCGTACGCGCCGATCGTCGTCGTCGCCGAGGGGGCCGTGCCGAAGGACGGCGACGTGGTCCTCAAGGACCAGTCGCTGGACTCCTTCGGGCACGTCCGGCTGTCCGGGGTCGGGGAGTGGCTGGCCAAGGAGATCGAGAAGCGCACGGGCAAGGAGGCCCGCACGACGGTCCTCGGGCACGTCCAGCGCGGCGGCACCCCCAGCGCCTTCGACCGCTGGCTCGCCACCCGTTTCGGGCTGCACGCCATCGACTGCGTCCGCGACCGCGACTTCGGCCGGATGGTCGCCCTGCGCGGCACGGACATCGTCCGCGTCCCCATCGCTGACGCCACGGCCCGCCTGAAGACGGTGGACCCGGCGCTGTACGAGGAGGTCGGGGTGTTCTTCGGCTGA
- the macS gene encoding MacS family sensor histidine kinase has product MAKRERVMRMSVEQPLWRALTAYRVLTMLYAVGLFATAYGEFVRPWIAVAYYAVLCGWTLATLPRVANAARCTKRFLAADLTIAVAGILLTTVADAHERVQAGGPTLPSIWTAGSVLAFAIKGGWRWAALASSLVAVANLVERGSPARDTVHNVILVCIASVAIGYVVEVARASERTLARALEIEAATRERERLARDIHDSVLQVLAMVQRRGAVIGGEAAELGRMAGEQEVALRTLVSGGLVPVSRVSEDAADGALVRAVDEEPEPGGPVDLRALLAPYAGAMVSLAEPGAPVPLAPAAAREVAAAVGAALDNVRRHAGADARAWILVEDEPDEVIVTVRDDGPGIPEGRLDQAEGEGRLGVALSIRGRLRDLGGSAELISVPGQGTEVELKVPKDVADTRGKAEQR; this is encoded by the coding sequence ATGGCCAAGCGCGAGCGTGTCATGAGGATGTCGGTCGAGCAGCCGCTGTGGCGTGCCCTCACCGCCTACCGGGTGCTCACGATGCTGTACGCGGTCGGCCTGTTCGCCACCGCCTACGGCGAGTTCGTCCGCCCCTGGATCGCCGTCGCCTACTACGCCGTGCTGTGCGGGTGGACCCTGGCCACCCTGCCCCGGGTCGCGAACGCCGCCCGCTGCACCAAGCGGTTCCTCGCCGCCGACCTCACCATCGCCGTCGCCGGCATCCTCCTCACGACCGTCGCCGACGCGCACGAGCGGGTCCAGGCGGGCGGCCCGACCCTGCCGTCGATATGGACCGCCGGTTCCGTCCTGGCCTTCGCCATCAAGGGCGGCTGGCGCTGGGCGGCCCTCGCCTCCTCCCTCGTGGCCGTCGCCAACCTGGTCGAGCGCGGCAGCCCTGCCCGCGACACCGTCCACAACGTCATCCTGGTCTGCATCGCCTCCGTCGCCATCGGCTACGTCGTCGAGGTCGCCCGCGCCTCCGAGCGCACCCTCGCCCGCGCCCTGGAGATCGAGGCCGCGACGCGCGAGCGGGAGCGCCTCGCCCGGGACATCCACGACAGCGTGCTCCAGGTGCTGGCGATGGTGCAGCGCCGCGGGGCCGTGATCGGGGGAGAGGCGGCCGAGCTGGGCCGGATGGCCGGTGAGCAGGAGGTCGCGCTGCGCACCCTGGTCTCCGGCGGCCTCGTCCCCGTGTCGCGGGTCTCGGAGGACGCCGCCGACGGCGCCCTCGTCCGGGCCGTCGACGAGGAGCCCGAGCCCGGCGGCCCCGTCGACCTGCGCGCCCTGCTCGCGCCCTACGCCGGAGCCATGGTCAGCCTCGCCGAGCCCGGCGCGCCCGTGCCGCTGGCCCCGGCCGCCGCCCGGGAGGTGGCCGCCGCCGTCGGAGCGGCCCTGGACAACGTCCGCCGGCACGCCGGTGCGGACGCGCGCGCGTGGATCCTGGTCGAGGACGAGCCTGACGAGGTGATCGTCACCGTCCGGGACGACGGACCCGGCATCCCCGAGGGGCGGCTGGACCAGGCCGAGGGCGAGGGGCGGCTCGGCGTCGCCCTGTCGATCCGCGGCCGGCTGCGGGACCTGGGCGGCAGCGCGGAACTGATCTCGGTGCCCGGCCAGGGCACGGAGGTCGAGCTGAAGGTACCGAAGGACGTGGCGGACACACGGGGGAAGGCGGAGCAGCGATGA
- a CDS encoding anthranilate synthase family protein, with protein MNLLGLLDDPRPFALLRRRTPGHDQELVEVLVGPVAPHDRLAGLPDRCLALVPFRQIRERGFDVRDDGTPLLALTPEESYGVPLAEALEQLPAHDVRVEGGGFDVADEEYGDIVGRVLREEIGRGEGANFVIRRTYEGEIPGFGRADALALFRRLLEGERGAYWTFVVHTGDRTLVGASPEVHVRMSGGTVVMNPISGTYRYPAEGPTPEHLLGFLADGKEIEELSMVVDEELKMMCTVGDMGGVVIGPRLKEMAHLAHTEYELRGKSTLDVRDVLKETMFAATVTGSPVQNACRVIERHESGGRGYYAGALALIGRDPGGAQTLDSPILIRTADISADGHLRVPVGATLVRGSDPASEVAETHAKAAGVLAALGVRPSRPRAEAVRPQLADDPRVRAALDGRRASLAPFWLRMQERAAEPAGHALVVDGEDTFTAMLAHVLRSGGLEVTVRRYDEPGLREAVLAHAGLVVLGPGPGDPSDLADPKMRFLRGLTAEVIRGERQGVLGVCLGHELIAAELGLDIVRKDVPYQGAQTEIKLFGRREVVGFYNSFVARCDDETAAGLTARGVEVSRSAEGEVHALRAPGFAGVQFHPESVLTLNGAAVVRELVGQLRGTGAPSV; from the coding sequence ATGAACCTGCTCGGCTTGCTGGACGATCCCCGCCCGTTCGCCCTGCTGCGCCGCCGCACCCCGGGCCACGACCAGGAACTGGTCGAGGTCCTGGTCGGCCCGGTCGCCCCGCACGACCGCCTCGCCGGCCTCCCCGACCGGTGTCTCGCGCTGGTGCCCTTCCGGCAGATCCGCGAGCGCGGCTTCGATGTCCGCGACGACGGCACCCCCCTGCTGGCCCTCACGCCCGAGGAGTCGTACGGCGTTCCGCTGGCCGAAGCACTGGAGCAGCTCCCGGCGCACGACGTGCGTGTCGAGGGCGGCGGTTTCGATGTCGCAGACGAGGAGTACGGCGACATCGTCGGACGCGTGCTGCGTGAGGAGATCGGGCGGGGCGAGGGCGCGAACTTCGTGATCCGGCGGACGTACGAGGGCGAGATCCCCGGATTCGGGCGGGCCGACGCGCTGGCGCTGTTCCGGCGGCTGCTGGAGGGCGAGCGGGGCGCTTACTGGACGTTCGTCGTGCACACCGGGGACCGCACGCTGGTCGGGGCCAGCCCCGAGGTGCATGTGCGGATGTCCGGCGGCACGGTCGTCATGAACCCGATCAGCGGCACCTACCGCTACCCCGCCGAGGGGCCCACCCCCGAGCACCTGCTCGGCTTCCTCGCCGACGGCAAGGAGATCGAGGAGCTGTCGATGGTCGTCGACGAGGAGCTCAAGATGATGTGCACCGTCGGCGACATGGGCGGGGTCGTGATCGGACCCCGGCTGAAGGAGATGGCGCACCTCGCCCATACGGAGTACGAGCTGCGCGGCAAGTCGACGCTTGACGTGCGGGACGTGCTCAAGGAGACGATGTTCGCGGCGACCGTCACCGGCTCGCCGGTGCAGAACGCCTGCCGGGTGATCGAGCGACACGAGAGCGGGGGGCGCGGGTACTACGCCGGGGCACTGGCCCTGATCGGCCGGGACCCGGGCGGGGCCCAGACCCTCGACTCCCCCATCCTGATCCGCACCGCCGACATCTCCGCCGACGGGCATCTGCGGGTGCCGGTCGGCGCGACCCTCGTGCGCGGCTCGGACCCGGCGAGCGAGGTGGCCGAGACCCACGCCAAGGCGGCGGGGGTGCTGGCCGCGCTGGGCGTACGTCCGTCCCGGCCGCGTGCCGAGGCCGTACGGCCGCAGCTGGCCGACGACCCCCGGGTCCGGGCCGCGCTGGACGGACGCCGGGCCTCGCTCGCGCCGTTCTGGCTGCGTATGCAGGAGCGCGCGGCGGAACCGGCCGGGCACGCCCTGGTCGTCGACGGCGAGGACACCTTCACGGCGATGCTCGCGCACGTGCTGCGCTCCGGCGGCCTGGAGGTGACGGTGCGGCGGTACGACGAGCCGGGACTGCGGGAGGCGGTGCTCGCGCACGCGGGACTCGTCGTACTCGGGCCCGGCCCGGGTGATCCGTCCGACCTCGCCGATCCCAAGATGCGCTTCCTGCGCGGCCTCACCGCCGAGGTGATCAGGGGGGAGCGGCAGGGCGTGCTGGGTGTCTGCCTCGGGCATGAGCTGATCGCGGCCGAGCTGGGGCTGGACATCGTGCGCAAGGACGTGCCGTACCAGGGGGCGCAGACGGAGATCAAGCTGTTCGGGCGGCGCGAGGTCGTGGGCTTCTACAACAGTTTCGTGGCGCGCTGCGACGACGAGACGGCGGCCGGGCTGACGGCTCGCGGTGTCGAGGTCTCCCGCTCGGCCGAGGGTGAGGTGCACGCGCTGCGGGCGCCCGGGTTCGCCGGGGTGCAGTTCCACCCCGAGTCGGTGCTGACGCTGAACGGCGCGGCGGTCGTGCGCGAGCTGGTGGGGCAGCTGCGGGGAACGGGCGCGCCCTCGGTGTAG
- a CDS encoding lysophospholipid acyltransferase family protein, whose amino-acid sequence MKVTIGGPLKLAFRPWVEGLENVPAEGAAILASNHLSFSDSFFLPAVLDRKVTFIAKAEYFTTPGVKGRMTAAFFKGVGQLPVDRSGARGAGEAAIKSGIEVLERGELFGIYPEGTRSPDGRLYRGKPGGLARVALATGAPVLPVAMIDTEKIQPPGKVMPKLMRPGIRIGRPLDFSRYQGMEHDRFVLRAVTDEVMYEIMKLSGQEYVDMYATAMKRQLSEAAKAEKEAEKAAKAALARAEKEQAEKEKAEREKAEREQQTERRRTEP is encoded by the coding sequence ATGAAGGTCACCATCGGGGGGCCGCTGAAGCTCGCCTTCAGGCCCTGGGTGGAGGGCCTGGAGAACGTACCCGCCGAGGGCGCTGCGATCCTGGCGAGCAATCACCTGTCGTTCTCCGACTCCTTCTTCCTGCCCGCCGTGCTCGACCGCAAGGTCACCTTCATCGCGAAGGCCGAGTACTTCACCACGCCCGGCGTGAAGGGCCGGATGACGGCCGCCTTCTTCAAGGGGGTCGGGCAGCTTCCCGTGGACCGCTCCGGTGCGCGCGGCGCGGGTGAGGCAGCCATCAAGAGCGGCATAGAGGTGCTGGAGCGCGGTGAGCTGTTCGGGATCTACCCGGAGGGCACGCGCTCGCCCGACGGGCGGCTCTACCGGGGCAAGCCGGGCGGCCTCGCACGCGTGGCGCTCGCGACCGGTGCGCCCGTCCTCCCCGTCGCCATGATCGACACGGAGAAGATCCAGCCGCCCGGGAAGGTCATGCCGAAGCTGATGCGGCCGGGCATCCGGATCGGCAGACCCCTGGACTTCAGCCGCTACCAGGGCATGGAGCACGACCGGTTCGTGCTGCGCGCGGTGACCGACGAGGTCATGTACGAGATCATGAAGCTCTCCGGCCAGGAGTACGTGGACATGTACGCGACGGCCATGAAGCGGCAGCTCTCGGAAGCGGCGAAGGCGGAGAAGGAAGCCGAGAAGGCGGCGAAGGCCGCTCTCGCGCGGGCGGAGAAGGAACAAGCAGAGAAGGAAAAGGCCGAGAGGGAGAAGGCCGAGAGGGAACAGCAGACGGAGCGGCGGCGGACCGAGCCCTAG
- a CDS encoding DUF5304 domain-containing protein: MSEELPPSDAAREEAADEVRAGDADAWATACAEDLQAEKARRRAEHGPPPGSAAEELRKLVDAVAEKLSGVQSPLLGAVAGPAAQQVVRQVVQQAKDAVEPVIERNPDVFDHLAAAGNELLAAYRSAVQAQERRWTGRDDQEDPRDQGERRDGGDDTGPGERIDLD, from the coding sequence ATGAGCGAAGAGCTCCCCCCGTCCGACGCCGCCCGCGAAGAGGCCGCGGACGAGGTGCGGGCGGGCGACGCCGACGCCTGGGCGACCGCGTGCGCCGAGGACCTCCAGGCGGAGAAGGCCCGCCGCCGCGCCGAGCACGGCCCGCCCCCGGGCTCCGCCGCCGAGGAACTGAGGAAGCTCGTCGACGCCGTCGCCGAGAAACTGTCCGGTGTCCAGTCCCCGCTGCTCGGCGCGGTCGCGGGGCCCGCCGCCCAGCAGGTCGTACGACAGGTCGTCCAGCAGGCCAAGGACGCCGTCGAACCCGTCATCGAGCGCAATCCGGACGTCTTCGACCACCTGGCGGCGGCCGGGAACGAACTGCTCGCGGCCTACCGCTCCGCCGTCCAGGCCCAGGAGCGGCGCTGGACCGGCCGCGACGACCAAGAGGACCCCCGTGACCAGGGCGAACGCCGGGACGGTGGCGACGACACCGGCCCCGGGGAGCGCATCGACCTGGACTGA
- a CDS encoding response regulator gives MTETSADRQGPIRVMVVDDHPMWRDAVARDLAESGFEVVATAGDGDQAVRRAKAAAPDVLVLDLNLPAKPGVQVCKEVVAANPALRVLVLSASGEHADVLEAVKSGATGYLLKSASTGELQDAVRRTAVGDPVFTPGLAGLVLGEYRRLASEPGPAPDTGEPDAPRLTDRETEVLRLVAKGLSYKQIAERLVISHRTVQNHVQNTLGKLQLHNRVELVRYAIERGLDDE, from the coding sequence ATGACGGAGACCAGCGCAGACCGGCAGGGCCCGATCAGGGTCATGGTCGTCGACGACCACCCCATGTGGCGCGACGCCGTAGCCCGGGACCTGGCCGAGTCGGGCTTCGAGGTGGTCGCCACCGCCGGCGACGGCGACCAGGCCGTACGCCGCGCCAAGGCCGCAGCGCCCGACGTCCTCGTGCTCGACCTGAACCTGCCTGCCAAGCCCGGCGTCCAGGTCTGCAAGGAGGTCGTCGCCGCGAACCCCGCCCTGCGCGTCCTCGTGCTGTCCGCGAGCGGTGAGCACGCCGACGTCCTGGAGGCCGTGAAGTCCGGAGCGACCGGCTATCTGCTCAAGTCCGCCTCCACCGGGGAACTCCAGGACGCGGTCCGCCGCACGGCCGTCGGCGACCCGGTCTTCACCCCCGGCCTCGCCGGACTGGTCCTCGGGGAGTACCGCCGCCTGGCCTCCGAACCGGGCCCCGCTCCCGACACCGGCGAACCCGACGCGCCCCGGCTCACCGACCGTGAGACCGAGGTGCTGCGCCTGGTCGCCAAGGGCCTGAGCTACAAGCAGATCGCCGAACGCCTGGTCATCTCCCACCGCACGGTGCAGAACCACGTCCAGAACACCCTCGGCAAGCTCCAGCTGCACAACCGGGTCGAACTCGTCAGGTACGCGATAGAGCGCGGCCTCGACGACGAGTGA
- a CDS encoding alpha/beta hydrolase, with product MPVLAGAEPFHHEGGEVAVLLCHGFTGSPQSLRPWAEHLAEHGMTVSLPLLPGHGTRWEDLRITGWQDWYAEVDRELRLLCERRETVFVAGLSMGGALALRLAAKHGDAVRGVMVVNPANKVHGLAAHALPVVRHLVPATKGIASDIARPDGRELGYDRVPLHAAHSLRRFFQATDRELPQVTQPVLLMRSPQDHVVPPVDSARILSRISSTDVKEVILEQSYHVATLDHDADRIHEESLAFIGRIASGLGKEPGLGKEGTTAGG from the coding sequence GTGCCGGTCCTAGCCGGAGCCGAGCCGTTTCACCACGAGGGCGGAGAGGTCGCCGTCCTCCTCTGCCACGGCTTCACCGGATCACCGCAGTCGCTGCGCCCCTGGGCGGAGCACCTAGCCGAGCACGGCATGACCGTCTCCCTCCCGCTGCTGCCCGGGCACGGCACGCGCTGGGAGGACCTGCGGATCACGGGCTGGCAGGACTGGTACGCGGAGGTGGACCGTGAGCTGCGCCTGCTGTGCGAGCGCCGCGAGACGGTCTTCGTCGCCGGCCTGTCCATGGGCGGCGCGCTGGCCCTGAGGCTGGCCGCGAAGCACGGCGACGCCGTCCGCGGTGTCATGGTCGTCAACCCCGCGAACAAGGTGCACGGCCTGGCCGCGCACGCCCTGCCCGTGGTGCGGCACCTCGTCCCCGCGACGAAGGGCATCGCCAGCGACATCGCCAGGCCGGACGGCCGGGAGCTCGGTTACGACCGGGTCCCCCTGCACGCGGCGCATTCGCTGCGCCGGTTCTTCCAGGCCACCGACCGCGAGCTGCCGCAGGTCACCCAGCCGGTACTGCTGATGCGCAGCCCGCAGGACCACGTGGTGCCGCCCGTCGACTCCGCCCGGATCCTCAGCCGCATCTCGTCGACGGACGTGAAAGAGGTCATCCTGGAACAGAGCTACCACGTCGCCACGTTGGACCATGACGCGGACCGGATCCACGAGGAGAGCCTCGCGTTCATCGGCCGCATCGCGTCCGGCCTCGGCAAGGAGCCCGGGCTCGGCAAGGAAGGGACGACCGCAGGTGGCTGA